A genome region from Mycobacterium florentinum includes the following:
- a CDS encoding SDR family oxidoreductase has translation MARIIVFGGHGKVALQLARILTERGDGVSSVFRNPEHSGDVAATGADPVVADIEQLDTAALADLLPGHDAVVFSAGAGGGNPARTYAVDRDAAIRVIDAAAHAGVKRFVMVSYFGAGPNHGVPQDDPFFAYAEAKAAADAHLRASELDWTVLGPGRLTLEPATGRIVVGQGKGSVSRADVALVVAAALADDSTIRRTIEFNNGDIPIAQALAG, from the coding sequence ATGGCACGCATCATCGTCTTCGGCGGGCACGGCAAGGTCGCACTGCAGCTGGCCCGCATCCTGACCGAACGCGGTGACGGGGTGAGCTCCGTCTTCCGCAATCCCGAGCACTCCGGCGACGTCGCTGCCACCGGCGCCGATCCGGTCGTCGCCGATATCGAGCAGTTGGACACCGCCGCGCTGGCCGATCTGCTGCCCGGGCACGACGCGGTCGTCTTCTCGGCCGGCGCGGGCGGCGGCAACCCGGCGCGCACCTATGCCGTCGACCGTGACGCGGCGATCCGGGTGATCGACGCCGCCGCGCACGCGGGCGTCAAGCGGTTCGTGATGGTGTCCTACTTCGGTGCTGGACCCAATCATGGCGTCCCACAGGATGATCCGTTCTTCGCCTACGCAGAGGCCAAGGCCGCCGCGGACGCCCACCTGCGGGCCAGTGAGCTCGACTGGACGGTGCTGGGGCCCGGCCGGCTCACGCTGGAACCGGCGACCGGGCGCATCGTCGTCGGCCAGGGCAAGGGCTCGGTGTCGCGCGCCGATGTCGCGCTCGTCGTGGCCGCCGCGCTGGCCGACGATTCGACCATCCGGCGGACCATCGAATTCAACAACGGAGACATCCCGATCGCGCAGGCGCTGGCAGGCTGA
- the metE gene encoding 5-methyltetrahydropteroyltriglutamate--homocysteine S-methyltransferase: MTPQVFTATVVGSPRIGPKRELKRATEGYWKGRTSRSELENIAATLRRDTWKGLADAGLDSVPVNTFSYYDQVLDTAVMLGALPARAAQVTDDLDRYFAAARGNKDVAPLEMTKWFDTNYHYIVPEIEPATKFTLNPDKVLSELKEALEQGIPARPVVVGPITFLLLSKAVNGGGAPIERLQELVGIYSELLSLLADNGAQWVQIDEPALVTDISPDAPALAEAVYNALGKVSNRPAIYVATYFGDPGDSLGALARTPVEAIGVDLVYGAGTAIAAVPGLADKTLVAGVVDGRNIWRTDLEAALAKLTSLLDSAGSVAVSTSCSTLHVPYSLEPETGLDDALRSWLAFGAEKVHEVVVLARALHEGREAVADEIEASNGAVASRTSDPRLHNDGLRTRLDSIVASGVHRGDAAQRRTSQEARLHLPPLPTTTIGSFPQTVEIRKARAALVAGEIDEAEYDRRMKQEISDVIKLQEQLGLDVLVHGEPERNDMVQYFAEQLDGFFATRNGWVQSYGSRCVRPPVLYGDVIRRQPMTVEWAKYAQSLTDKPVKGMLTGPVTILAWSFVRDDQPLADTANQVALAIRDETVDLQAAGIAVIQVDEPALRELLPLRRADQDDYLRWAVGSFRLATSGVADSTQIHTHLCYSEFGEVIGAIADLDADVTSIEAARSHMEVLDDLNSVGFANSVGPGVYDIHSPRVPSTGEMAESLRAALRAVPAERLWVNPDCGLKTRNTDEVNASLRNMVAAAQEVRAGV, translated from the coding sequence GTGACCCCCCAAGTATTCACAGCAACCGTTGTCGGCTCTCCGCGCATCGGACCGAAACGCGAACTCAAGCGGGCGACCGAGGGCTACTGGAAAGGCCGTACCAGCCGATCCGAACTCGAAAACATCGCCGCCACCCTGCGCCGCGACACCTGGAAGGGCCTGGCCGACGCCGGCCTGGACTCGGTGCCGGTGAACACCTTCTCCTACTACGACCAGGTGCTCGACACCGCGGTCATGCTCGGCGCGCTGCCGGCCCGGGCCGCGCAGGTTACCGACGACCTGGACCGCTATTTCGCCGCGGCGCGTGGCAACAAGGACGTCGCGCCGCTGGAGATGACCAAGTGGTTCGACACCAATTACCACTACATCGTTCCTGAGATCGAGCCGGCGACGAAGTTCACGCTCAACCCGGACAAGGTGCTCTCCGAGCTGAAAGAGGCTCTCGAGCAAGGGATTCCGGCGCGCCCGGTTGTCGTCGGCCCGATCACCTTCCTGTTGCTGAGCAAGGCCGTCAACGGTGGCGGCGCCCCGATCGAGCGGTTGCAGGAGCTGGTGGGAATCTACTCCGAGCTGCTGAGCCTGCTGGCCGACAACGGCGCGCAGTGGGTACAGATCGACGAGCCGGCGCTGGTCACCGACATCTCCCCCGACGCCCCCGCACTGGCCGAGGCGGTCTACAACGCGCTGGGCAAGGTGAGCAACCGGCCCGCCATCTACGTCGCCACCTACTTCGGTGACCCCGGCGACTCGCTGGGGGCGCTGGCCCGCACACCCGTCGAGGCGATCGGCGTCGACCTGGTTTACGGTGCCGGCACCGCGATCGCCGCGGTGCCCGGGCTGGCCGACAAGACCCTGGTGGCCGGTGTCGTCGATGGTCGCAATATCTGGCGTACCGATCTCGAGGCGGCGCTGGCCAAGCTGACGAGCCTGCTGGATTCGGCTGGCAGCGTTGCGGTTTCGACGTCCTGCTCGACCCTGCACGTGCCGTACTCGCTGGAGCCGGAGACCGGCCTGGACGACGCGCTGCGCAGCTGGCTGGCGTTCGGTGCCGAAAAGGTGCACGAAGTCGTCGTTTTGGCACGCGCCCTGCACGAGGGCCGCGAGGCCGTCGCCGACGAGATCGAGGCATCCAACGGCGCGGTCGCGTCCCGCACGAGTGACCCGCGGCTGCACAACGACGGACTCCGGACCCGACTCGATTCGATCGTGGCGTCCGGCGTGCATCGCGGCGACGCCGCACAACGGCGGACCAGCCAGGAGGCGCGGCTGCACCTGCCGCCGTTGCCGACCACCACGATCGGGTCGTTCCCGCAGACCGTCGAGATCCGCAAGGCGCGCGCCGCGCTGGTCGCCGGTGAGATCGACGAGGCCGAATACGACCGGCGGATGAAGCAAGAGATCTCCGACGTCATCAAGCTGCAGGAACAACTCGGCCTCGACGTGCTGGTGCACGGTGAGCCGGAGCGCAACGACATGGTGCAGTACTTCGCCGAGCAACTGGACGGGTTCTTCGCCACCAGGAACGGCTGGGTGCAGTCCTACGGCAGTCGCTGCGTGCGTCCGCCGGTCCTCTACGGCGACGTGATCCGCCGGCAGCCGATGACGGTGGAGTGGGCCAAATACGCGCAGTCCCTGACCGACAAGCCGGTCAAGGGCATGCTGACCGGCCCGGTGACGATCCTGGCGTGGTCGTTCGTCCGCGACGACCAGCCGCTGGCCGACACCGCCAACCAGGTGGCGCTGGCGATTCGCGACGAGACGGTGGATCTGCAAGCCGCCGGCATCGCCGTCATCCAGGTCGACGAGCCGGCGCTGCGCGAGCTGCTGCCGCTGCGTCGGGCCGACCAGGACGACTACCTGCGTTGGGCGGTCGGGTCTTTCCGGCTGGCCACCTCCGGCGTCGCCGACTCGACGCAGATCCACACCCACCTGTGCTACTCGGAGTTCGGTGAGGTGATCGGCGCGATCGCCGACCTGGACGCCGACGTCACGTCCATCGAGGCGGCACGCTCGCACATGGAGGTGCTGGACGACCTGAACTCGGTCGGCTTCGCCAACAGCGTGGGCCCGGGCGTCTACGACATCCACTCGCCGCGGGTGCCGAGCACGGGCGAGATGGCCGAGTCGCTGCGGGCCGCGCTGCGGGCCGTTCCGGCCGAGCGACTGTGGGTCAACCCCGACTGCGGGCTCAAGACCCGCAACACCGACGAGGTGAACGCGTCGCTGCGCAACATGGTCGCCGCCGCTCAGGAAGTCCGCGCGGGGGTCTGA